The genomic interval ATGACCTTAGAGCGTACCAATCCTTTTTCAAAAAACAGCATGCGGGCCGCCGAGCGCGCTCTCGATTCCTCGTTAATCTTTTCCGCGATGATGTCGCGGGCCCCTGCAAGAGCATCTTCCGCTGATTCCACTCCCTTGTTGAGGTCAACGAAACGCAGCGCCTCACTTGCCACATCAATAGGGCCCTGCTCGAACAATTTGTCCGCGAGCCCATCGAGCCCACGCTCTCGAGCTATAGTGGCCCTTGTCCGGCGCTTCGGCCGATATGGCAGGTAGACATCTTCCAGTTCCGCCATGGAATCCGCCGCGGTGACGGCCTGCTTGAGATCCTCCGTGAGAAGCTCACGCTCCTCCAGAGACTTCAGTACCGCCTCGCGGCGCTTTTCAAGCACAGCTAATTGTTCCAGGCGATCGCGGATCGTTGCCGTATGTACTTCGTCCAGGGACCCCGTGGCCTCTTTACGGTACCGCGCAATAAAAGGCACGGTGCAGCCTTCTTCCAGGAGTTTAGCGGCTGCTCGTACCTGGTTAACCTGGATCCCTAATTCATTTGCAATTCGTTTTGCGTGTTTTTCATCAACCATGGACTACTCCGAGCGTACTGACCTGCCCCCAATTATGTACCACTTGTTAAGTTAGTGCTATAGTAGCAAAGCGGCGCCCTCGGGGGCGAGGTGATCTTTGATCAAGCGATAGTTTGTTCGGAAATCATCGTAATTACCGGACAGCGAACCAGTTCGGAATGATAAAGACGGAAAATCGACCAAGAACAAGGAGTAAACTATGGCCAATTTCGATGAGATAGCCTTTCTAGACGCAACAACACAGGCCGAGTTGGTCCGCAACAAGGAGATCGCCCCGGCAGAGCTGGTGGAAGCGGCCATTGAAAGAATTGAGCGGCTGAATCCAAGCCTCAACGCGGTAATCACACCCATGTACGATCAGGCCCGACAAAGGGCTACGGGTCCGATTCCGGTAGGGCCGTTTTCCGGGGTCCCATTCCTTATGAAGGATATAATAGCCTTTTGCGAGGGCGTGAGAATGGCCATGGGGACCCCTCTGTTATGCGGTTTCGTGCCGGACCATGACAGCGAGCTGACCCTGAGGTTCAAGAAGGCTGGGTTGATTGCACTTGGAAAGACCAACACGCCCGAATTCGGCCTTCTCCCCACCACCGAGCCGGTTGCCTTCGGCCCAACCAGGAATCCGTGGGACACTGAGAGGACCACCGGGGGATCGTCGGGCGGTTCCGCTGCGGCTGTGGCATCCGGAATGGTTCCTATGGCCCATGCCAACGACGGTGGAGGGTCGATCCGGATTCCGGCTTCCTGCTGCGGGGTTTTCGGCCTAAAGCCCACACGAGCGCGCAATCCATTGGGCCCGGATTTTGGGGACATACTATCCGGCCTGGTTTGCGAGCACGCTGTGACCCGCTCGGTAAGGGACAGCGCGGCCCTTCTGGATGCTACCGCCGGGCCTGATATAGGCGATCCGTACTGCGCACCTCTTCCCCGGCGCCCTTTTCTCGAAGAAGTTGGCGCAGACCCCGGCCGGCTCAGGATTGCTCTTTCCTCGGATTTCCCCTTCGGGCGCCCGCCGCATGAAGACTGCATGACTGCGATAAAGGAGACCGCGGCCCTTTGCGAGAGCCTGGGACACGTGGTTGAGGAAGCAGCCCCCTCCATGACTCGTAACTCCGCGGAGGAAACCGGCGCTTTTATAGCCATATGGGCAGCAGGATGCGCGGCCACCGTCGACACCATAGCCGCTATTGGAAACATCACTCCGACTGAGCAAATGTTCGAGCCCCTTACCTTTGCCATTTACCAACAGGGCCGTGAGATCAGCGCATCCCGGTACCTTCGCGCTGTGACCACCCTCCAAAGGCTTACCAGAGACATGGCCAGGTTCTTTGCAGACTATGACGTCATGCTCACGCCCGTCCTCGCGGAGCCGCCCGTGCCTCTTGGCACATTTGACGCTCCGAAGGACAACCCCATGAAGGCATGGGAGCGTGTAGTCGCCTTCGCGCCGTACACTGCGTTGTTCAATGCCACCGGCCAGCCCGCGATGTCCGTGCCGCTTTTCTGGAACAAGGATGGCCTTCCAATAGGCTCCCACTTTGTAGGCCGGTTCGGCGATGAACCGACCCTTTTTCGCCTTGCGGCCCAGCTTGAACAGGCCCGCCCTTGGGCAAGCCGCCGCCCGCGCGTCTTCGCTTGAGGGAGTTTCTACTGACAACCGGCTAAGAGGAATTCCGCTAGCGGAAGACTAGATGGCCGACCCAAACAATCCGGTCGCCACGGAGAGGGTTTCAACTAAGAAATTCGCCTGAAGCAGCAATCGTAGTGGCGGCTTTGATCAATTCAAGGAGGAAATCGGTATGACCCCAAGCCTGATCACATGCCCCGTTTGCGGCTATGCCGATTCAACATCCTTGGGGAAACGTTCGGATTTCTATTCTGCCGAACAACTGCCTAGAGATCTGAAACCCTATGTGGAAGACGTGGACCTATTGGTAGACAGAGAAATCCGCAAATGCTCTATCTGCGGGTTCCAGTTCGTTAGTCCTCCTTACGGGGAACGAGAGTTAGCTGCACTCTATAATTTCCACGGTTTCGCCCGCTTCAACGAAGTTTTCAGTCCTGTACGAGATTTTGAGAGTTCGGCCGGGCGAGCGTTCCTTGATTACCGAAAAGAGAAACATACTTCGCTGGGTGTTTTGGCGTGGCGCGAAGTTTTTGAAAAGACCCACAAAAGGAAACCTCGATTCTTGGACGTAGGCTGTGGTCGAGGCCAACATCTGGTAGTCTACAGCGAAATGGGCTTCCAAGTCTCTGGGATCGATGTAAGCCATATTCAGATTGAATGGATTAAAGATAGGCTGGATTTTGATGTCAGGCAGGGCACGATTGACGATTTGGGCCTTGAGGAGCGATTCGATTGTATTCTTGTCGGCCACGTAATCGAGCATGTCCAATCCCCTACCGCTTTCATGAGACGGTTGGCGAGCTTATTGGAGTCCGACGGCATATTAATAATCGAAACTCCGGTACTGTGGGACTGGGGAGTCACGGAACAGAGATATCGTGACATATATCATACACAGTTCTTCGATCATTTCACCCTGGTATTGTTGGCAGCAAGGCATGGTATGAGACTGCAAAATTCGATCAATATAACCCGTCGAGATGATCTGCGGTCTGATGTTTATTTGTTGGCTTCGTTCATTCAGGACGAATCTTTGACATCAGAGTCTTTATCACGCAGTCACATAGCAAACCTTAGAGCAGCTTATGATGCTATGTTCAAAGACTTTCGAGTGTGGGGTCGGTATTACATACAAAACGACGGCCACCGCGAACGCAGCCTCCCGATTAGGGCATGGAAATTTTGGCGTTCCCATGGTTTCATAGCCACAGTGAAAGGAACTTTTGAATTCCTGAGACAACGTATCGTGGATAGAACAACAGCCGGGACAGAAGGCTAGACTTACATTCCGCGTTTTTTTCTGAGGGTTTTGTGCGAAAGAAAGAGGTCAACTCTGCTCTTGGCTCATAACTCAGACTCGTCACGTCGAAAGGTAGCTTGACATGGGACAAGAAGAGTAGATGACCCCTATTTTATTCTACTGACCCTGCATGCTGACAAGATTCAGAATGTCACGCCGATCCCGCAGCCATTCGAGGTGTTACTTCTTTACTAATTCTGTCCATGAGCTTTGAGTCCTCGGCAACTTCAAGATCATAGTGCGTCTGGAGGTTCATCCAAAACTCCACCGAGGTCCCAAAATGCCGCGACACTTGGCCCGATGCTGCCTTGCTGTGTTCGGGTAAGGGCCAGTGAGAGCATTTTGATTGCCCGGGTAGGCAGCGGTGAGGTATCCTCAGCAAAGGGCAAGAAGAGGCAAACGACTGCTTACGGTAGAAAAGCAGCCAAGAACCCTACGAATATATTGGTTAATGCCAAGTATATGAAAAAGCGAATTTTACTCCTGACCCCGGAGAGTCGGGAAATTCACGCTTATCGTAAAAAACAGTTCAACAACTTCGTTCAAATCACTATGCCATATCTGGCAGGTTTTATTGATGAAACCAATTATGACATTACCCTTGTCGATGAATATAATCAAACTATTCCCTACGGGCAAGAATTTGATTTAGTGGCGATCACGGTCAATACACCCAATGCCGGCCATTGTTATGAAATCTCCCGGAGGTTTAGGCGACGCGGAGTAAAGGTTGTGATGGGCGGCCCACACGTAGCGCTCATGGCAGACGAAGCTAAACAATATTGCGACTACCTTATTGTCGGAGAGGCTGAGGAGACTTGGCCGCAATTCCTTGAAGCTTTCTATCATGGAAATGCAAACCCGCTCTACACCTGCGAACACCCACCGGCTTTACAAGGCCTCCCCATTGCACGAAGAGATTTGATAAGACGGCGGAGGTTTACAAAAGGGGCTGTTTTTGCCACACGGGGCTGTCCTTACAACTGCCGCTATTGCAATCTCAAACAGATTTATTGTCCTTCTTTCAGAATGCGGCCAATTCATGAGGTGATTGAAGATATCACGACCATTGACCAAAGCTATTTTGTCTTCTGGGACGATAACTTTTTTGGAAATATCGATTATGCCAAACAATTGATGCACAAACTCAAACCGCTAGGGAAGAAATGGGCGGCTCAGGTGACCATCGACCGGTGTCAGGATGAGGAGCTACTCGGCCTTGTGAAGGAGGCGGGCTGTCTTTATTTGTTTATTGGTTTAGAGTCGTTTTCAGCGGAAAGTCTTGCCAGCGTCAATAAAGAGAGCAACAACGTGGTCAGATATGGACGCACAATCGAATTAATCCATACATACGGTATATCTGTCTGGGCCGGCATCATTTTCGGATTTGACACGGATTATCGAGA from Desulfomonile tiedjei carries:
- a CDS encoding class I SAM-dependent methyltransferase, translated to MTPSLITCPVCGYADSTSLGKRSDFYSAEQLPRDLKPYVEDVDLLVDREIRKCSICGFQFVSPPYGERELAALYNFHGFARFNEVFSPVRDFESSAGRAFLDYRKEKHTSLGVLAWREVFEKTHKRKPRFLDVGCGRGQHLVVYSEMGFQVSGIDVSHIQIEWIKDRLDFDVRQGTIDDLGLEERFDCILVGHVIEHVQSPTAFMRRLASLLESDGILIIETPVLWDWGVTEQRYRDIYHTQFFDHFTLVLLAARHGMRLQNSINITRRDDLRSDVYLLASFIQDESLTSESLSRSHIANLRAAYDAMFKDFRVWGRYYIQNDGHRERSLPIRAWKFWRSHGFIATVKGTFEFLRQRIVDRTTAGTEG
- a CDS encoding B12-binding domain-containing radical SAM protein yields the protein MKKRILLLTPESREIHAYRKKQFNNFVQITMPYLAGFIDETNYDITLVDEYNQTIPYGQEFDLVAITVNTPNAGHCYEISRRFRRRGVKVVMGGPHVALMADEAKQYCDYLIVGEAEETWPQFLEAFYHGNANPLYTCEHPPALQGLPIARRDLIRRRRFTKGAVFATRGCPYNCRYCNLKQIYCPSFRMRPIHEVIEDITTIDQSYFVFWDDNFFGNIDYAKQLMHKLKPLGKKWAAQVTIDRCQDEELLGLVKEAGCLYLFIGLESFSAESLASVNKESNNVVRYGRTIELIHTYGISVWAGIIFGFDTDYREVFQDALKACELLGIDGVTPSILTPLPGTPIFEEWKEDGRLPYSDWAYYNGKTRVSFQPKHMTAEELYDGYMWFRKNIYSFRSIMRRLLVSRTNVIHNLIINLGYKLSV
- a CDS encoding amidase, coding for MANFDEIAFLDATTQAELVRNKEIAPAELVEAAIERIERLNPSLNAVITPMYDQARQRATGPIPVGPFSGVPFLMKDIIAFCEGVRMAMGTPLLCGFVPDHDSELTLRFKKAGLIALGKTNTPEFGLLPTTEPVAFGPTRNPWDTERTTGGSSGGSAAAVASGMVPMAHANDGGGSIRIPASCCGVFGLKPTRARNPLGPDFGDILSGLVCEHAVTRSVRDSAALLDATAGPDIGDPYCAPLPRRPFLEEVGADPGRLRIALSSDFPFGRPPHEDCMTAIKETAALCESLGHVVEEAAPSMTRNSAEETGAFIAIWAAGCAATVDTIAAIGNITPTEQMFEPLTFAIYQQGREISASRYLRAVTTLQRLTRDMARFFADYDVMLTPVLAEPPVPLGTFDAPKDNPMKAWERVVAFAPYTALFNATGQPAMSVPLFWNKDGLPIGSHFVGRFGDEPTLFRLAAQLEQARPWASRRPRVFA